A genomic region of Lytechinus pictus isolate F3 Inbred chromosome 2, Lp3.0, whole genome shotgun sequence contains the following coding sequences:
- the LOC129254204 gene encoding uncharacterized protein LOC129254204, which translates to MEPRGINAAHLSYPQITDAAKVKDPQEEERIWIENLLAVSEEPDEGWDYIDQIICNDWNLAVRGWDDTVPYVKYAWGDAPVASKKREAEDHGGGKRNRGRRHQQPPVDDSWKRCVEPKTYRYVYDPKGLHHTTLKYYSGVTLERSVEDDGFSDHILKLREYLEKTLNHAKKETSQGIKEHAKLGQYVANKTSTSRDRREKHSLEKKVGGKLRGLGEGLYVMTDDSCPEDEEDARVTLKGVEGKGLDDSLRAKIDRQPTPILPIRKVEKVNHGQIDHITNQRESPRLKLTHGLNVGSGATSSYEKFPTNSYEKFPTHSVHVTPHNILDLTLNPLKKVTPYQRQIHDDNEVLLHDRGERIPPSKPSSAKSEPDHTPSYKVLLERSSAPHMGSRGDRTMLAEVNGKAMPMPPPVKEFPLAQELAAVSKLLRDQDQKNKHKGKQGKSKPIKLGAGYVNEAGPKLGDPLHRGVMDRETAGAMAAELLPGVSGHKLNLPAYSQRIL; encoded by the coding sequence ATGGAACCAAGAGGAATAAATGCTGCCCATCTAAGTTACCCTCAAATCACAGATGCAGCGAAGGTAAAGGATCCTCAGGAAGAGGAGAGAATATGGATAGAGAATCTTCTGGCTGTCAGTGAAGAACCAGACGAAGGATGGGATTATATTGATCAGATAATTTGTAATGATTGGAACCTAGCGGTGCGGGGATGGGACGACACAGTGCCTTATGTGAAGTATGCCTGGGGAGATGCTCCTGTAGCCTCGAAGAAGCGGGAAGCAGAGGATCATGGTGGTGGGAAAAGGAATCGAGGGAGACGTCACCAGCAGCCACCTGTAGATGACTCCTGGAAGCGTTGCGTGGAGCCAAAAACGTACAGGTATGTGTATGATCCCAAAGGATTGCATCACACAACCCTCAAGTATTATAGTGGAGTTACCCTTGAGAGATCAGTGGAGGATGACGGTTTCTCGgatcatattttgaaattacGGGAGTATTTGGAGAAGACGTTGAATCATGCCAAGAAGGAGACCTCACAAGGGATCAAGGAGCATGCCAAGCTTGGGCAGTATGTTGCTAATAAAACATCCACCTCAAGAGATAGGAGAGAGAAGCATTCTTTAGAGAAGAAAGTTGGTGGGAAGCTGCGTGGACTTGGAGAAGGTTTGTATGTTATGACAGATGACTCGTGTCCAGAGGACGAGGAGGATGCGAGGGTCACACTGAAAGGTGTGGAAGGTAAGGGCTTAGATGATAGTTTGCGTGCAAAGATAGACCGTCAACCAACTCCGATCTTGCCAATTAGGAAAGTAGAAAAAGTAAACCATGGGCAAATTGATCATATTACGAACCAAAGAGAAAGTCCGCGGCTGAAACTCACCCATGGTTTGAATGTTGGAAGCGGAGCGACAAGCAGCTATGAGAAATTTCCAACCAACAGCTACGAGAAGTTCCCTACACATTCTGTTCATGTAACTCCTCATAACATTCTTGACTTAACGCTTAACCCTCTCAAAAAAGTGACACCTTATCAGAGACAGATCCATGATGACAATGAGGTTCTATTGCATGATCGTGGAGAAAGGATACCACCAAGCAAACCGTCTAGTGCTAAATCCGAGCCAGACCACACTCCATCCTACAAAGTCCTCCTAGAACGTTCTTCTGCGCCTCACATGGGAAGCAGAGGAGATAGGACAATGCTTGCAGAAGTGAACGGTAAAGCAATGCCCATGCCCCCGCCCGTCAAAGAATTCCCCCTTGCACAAGAGCTTGCTGCGGTAAGCAAACTTCTCAGAGATCAAGACCAAAAGAACAAGCACAAAGGAAAGCAAGGAAAGTCCAAGCCAATCAAACTTGGGGCAGGGTATGTGAATGAAGCAGGACCCAAGCTAGGGGATCCATTGCACCGTGGTGTGATGGACAGAGAGACAGCAGGGGCCATGGCTGCAGAGTTGCTACCTGGAGTGAGTGGACATAAACTCAATCTTCCAGCATATTCCCAAAGAATTCTTTGA